TTTTGCTGAACTGGCAAGGACAGCCTGAAGTGTAGCTTTTAAATATAGTGCATTTATCATTTTTAATTTTCCTTATCATGAAGTAAGAGATTGGTATAAAACATTATAGTTATCGGTCAGTGTCAAACATCAATCGTTTGAAACGTGGATCTAAGGATTCTGTTCCCGTGATACTGTCTGTGTTGACATAGACCTTGTCTGCGCCTTCTATAAGTTTATTTTTTTGTATGAAACCGTAGTCANNNNNNNNNNNNNNNNNNNNNNNNNNNNNNNNNNNNNNNNNNNNNNNNNNNNNNNNNNNNNNNCATCATACAAACATTGACGGGTTTTGACAGAGATTCCAAGAAGATAATTGAAAGTTTCAGGTAAATCGACAGACTGTTTCTGCGTCTGCATATCTTTAACGATGTTGAGTTGATAGTTAAACGGGTTTTGAAGTTCAGCAACGTTCAAAAATGTATGGCTGTCGCGGGTTTCGTTTCCCAATAGATAACTAAGCAACTGCTCTTCAAAGAGCGAATTTTCGCGTTCGGTAAATTCAATATTGTTGAGTGCGTCTTCATAGGATTCGATGCGTTGGTATTTAATGATATAAGAGAGACGACTCTCACGAGAAACAGGTTTGGTTTCTTTCCATTTTTCGGCATAGACAGCTTTCTTTATACGCGGTTTGAGGACAGTGTCAAAATGATGTCCCATTTCAATGAGGATGTATTTACGTTTGCCGTCATCTTGGCGGTTCAGGTTGATAGTGGCATGGGCGGTGGTGCCGGAACCTCCAAAATAATCCAACACAATACCGTTTTCGCCAAGAGAAGAAACGCGGAGGCAATCTTCAACAAGATAGATGGATTTAGGAAACAAGAATTCATTTTCACCGAGCATGTCTTTTAAAAGATTAGTTCCATGTGATGTCGCTGAGTATTTTGCCATGCCTGTATCGTTATTGTTTTTTTATTTTTCCCATTTTTATCTTCATCGTCCTCATCAACTGAATACTCTATTTTTCCCCACCATGTTGTTGGCAACGTTCCTTCTTCGTTTAGAAAACGTTTAAAGCGAATTGAGATATTACCATCCGAGTATGTTTTCGCGGATACCTCAGATAATGCTAACCTTTCTTTAAGTGTTTTAACTTCAAAATTCCATGTCATTTCTTGATTATTTTCGTCAATAGGCCAAATTACTGTTTCTCCAGGAATCGGTGTTTCCATGAGGCACCATTCCTCGGACGTGGTCCTCCATTCCATTTTGGGAATTCGAATTTGGTCGTCCTTGACAAAAATTGGATAAAACAAGCGACGCCTAGCGATTCGCCGGGCATTAGGTCCACCAGATTTCCTAAGAGGTCTCCACTGGAAAAGAGATCCTTTCTCATCAATATTCCTGTAGTTCTTAAGTTGTTTTTCCGTCCATTCAAGGCGGCTAATTTGTGAAATTTCGGTCATTCCAAAGAACATGGCATATTCGTGAGCAGGAGCAAAGCCTCTTGGTCTTTTACGTCCTCCTGGGTTGGAACAGACAGCCACAATTCCAAGTTCATTCTTTTTCTCAAAAAGATTCTGGAGTAACTGCCGGAGGTTTGATCCTTCAACATCATCAATAGCGGAACAAAAAATACCATTGGTTTTCAATAGCTTTTGTGAAACTTCAACCCTATCAACCATCAGCGAGAGCCAAGAAGAGTCCTTGTAATCATTCTTATACAGGATCGCAGATGCATTAGTATTATAGGGCGGATCAATGTAGATAGTTTTTATAGATTCAAGATATTTTTCTCCCAACAAATTTAAGGCTTGAAAATTTTCACTATG
The DNA window shown above is from Candidatus Poribacteria bacterium and carries:
- a CDS encoding site-specific DNA-methyltransferase; this encodes MAKYSATSHGTNLLKDMLGENEFLFPKSIYLVEDCLRVSSLGENGIVLDYFGGSGTTAHATINLNRQDDGKRKYILIEMGHHFDTVLKPRIKKAVYAEKWKETKPVSRESRLSYIIKYQRIESYEDALNNIEFTERENSLFEEQLLSYLLGNETRDSHTFLNVAELQNPFNYQLNIVKDMQTQKQSVDLPETFNYLLGISVKTRQCLYD